CTGAGGGTACCTTTCTTCTACTCCTCTCAGTGCCCGGCTTATAAAATACACGGGTCTTTgtaccttatcttcttctctaataAGAGCTGCACTGACCGCCGCTGAGGAGACGacaaggtacaggaacaattcttcccccgGCATAGATGTGCTGAGCAACGACGGAGCGGAGAGATACACctttaaatcttcaaatgcctttAGCACTCGTTTGTCAATTCAAATGATCTTTTTAGTGTGCGAAAGAaggggaggcatttgtccgtcgccCTTGATACGAATTTGTTCAAGGCTGCCATCTTACCGTTCAaactttgtacttcctttaccgtccttGAAGGAGATAGTTCCATGATCACCTTCAccttctctgggttgacttcaatgcccctctaggataccataaatcccaagaattttcctgcagTTACCCCGAACGCGCACTTGctcggattcagcttcattttgtatgatCGAAGAGTATTGAAAGTCTCTTGGAGGTCACTCATGCGATCGGACTCCCGAATGCTTTTCActaacatatcatctacgtaaacctgcacgtttctgccaatttggtgcgtgaacatcttgttcatcaatctctgatatgtggctccGACGTTTTTAAGCCTgaaaggcattactttgtagcaaaaaagcccctgaCTCGTTACGAAcgaggttttttcttgatcaacctcatccaatttaatttggttgtagccagagaaggcatccatgaagctcaagagTTCGTGTCTTGCGGTGGAATCTACCAAGGTGTCAATACgcgggagtgggtaactatccttagtGCAAGCCCtattcaaatccgtgaagtcaacacacattcttcACTTCCCattggccttcttgaccattactatgTTTGCCAACCAATTCGGGTAGTACACTTCGTGTATGAAGTCTGCTTCTTGTAACTTCTGTACTTCCTCAgctatggctcgatctcgttCCGGGGCGAACACTCGCTTCTTCTGTCGGACAGGAGAGAATGAAGGTGATACGTTCAACTTGTGGACCATGACCGACGGGTCGATCcctggcatgtcctcgtgactccatgcaaaaacatcttggttttccttgaggaaTACTGTAAGCGCTTGTCAGACTGTTTGGCTGGCCAAGGTGCCAATTCTTGTGGTCTGTTCGGGCCTAGAATCGTTGAGGTGtacttcttctaactcttccacTGGTTCTGCTACCGTTCGCTGTTCCTCAATGTTCATTACTTGCAGGTGTTCGTtcatttccatcatggcgacGTAGCATTCTCGTGCGGCCACCTAATTTGCGCGCAGCTCTCCACCTCCATATTCAGTAGGGAATTTAACCATTAAATGGTAGGTCGAGGTtacagccttccatgcattgagagtgggccgTCCGAGGATGGCGTTATAGGCAGAAGAGCAGTCGACCACAAGAAAAactacatccttggttatttgctggGGGTAGTCTCCGACCGTCACAGACAACGTGACGACACCCAAAGGGTAGACCCTTATTCCTCCGAAGCTAACTAGTGGTGCATTTGTTGGGATCAGTCGTTCTCTAAtaatccccatttgctggaatgcggggtagtagaggatatccgTTGAGCTTCCGTTATCaaccaaaactcgatgcatgttgtagtccctTGCCCGTATGTTGAtgacaagcgcgtcgtcatgtgggtggtgaaggcgtcgcgcATCTTCTTCCGAAAACCCGATGTTGGGGTTATCAAGTCGCGCCATTTTTAGTGAGGAACCCGTCAactggacgctttgaaccaTCTGCAAATATGTTTTTCGGGCCTTTTTAGATGACCCTGCAGAAgtagtgccccctacaatcatccgtatgtctcctataggtggtctgggacgctcgttttcccgtgGGGGGTTTTGTTCCTAGAGTTGATCCGTTCTTTCCTTCCTTacaaacctctgcaaccttccttgcctaatgagggcttcaatttgctgtTTTAAGTCATAAAAATCCGCCGTGtcgtggccatgatcgccatgaaaacggcagtatctgTCCTTTGGCcttttgttcggatctcccttcagcttgccaggaaacgtcagggttccttcatctttgatctgcattaatACTTGGTCGATTGGGGCTATGAGAGAggtgaagttcgtgaatcttcccGCGGGTGGTTTGGGTCATCGATCTTCCCATCGCTCTCCAGTTGTAGCCATCTTCCGTTCCTTATCCGATCGTGTGTcttcctgcctttccctttttctaagCTTTTCCTCTAAGGCCAGCAATGCATCttctgcgttcatgtacttcgttgCCTTGTAGAGCACATCTGACATTGTCTTCGGGTCATTcttatataaggaaaataagaacttacccttccgtagCCCATTTGTGAAAGCTGCTACCAGTATCTTGTCGTCTGCTTCGTCTATCGAGAGAGCCTCTTTGTTGAAGCAGGATATGTATGACCTTagtgtctcgtcttctcgttgcttaatactTATCAAACAAGCTGTGGACTTCTTGTATCGGTGGCCTCCAATAAAGTGTGAAACGAATTGAGCGCCTAACTCCTTGAAAGTGCTGATCGAATTCGGCGTTAGTCTGCTGTACCATATCCTCGTAGGTCCCTTCAACATAGTGGGGAAGgccctgcacatgatctcatccggtacaccttgaaggtgcatcatggtcttgaaagattccaggTGATCTAAGGG
This portion of the Castanea sativa cultivar Marrone di Chiusa Pesio chromosome 7, ASM4071231v1 genome encodes:
- the LOC142644014 gene encoding uncharacterized protein LOC142644014 codes for the protein MARLDNPNIGFSEEDARRLHHPHDDALVINIRARDYNMHRVLVDNGSSTDILYYPAFQQMGIIRERLIPTNAPLVSFGGIRVYPLGVVTLSVTVGDYPQQITKDVVFLVVDCSSAYNAILGRPTLNAWKAVTSTYHLMVKFPTEYGGGELRAN
- the LOC142644016 gene encoding uncharacterized protein LOC142644016, whose product is MLKGPTRIWYSRLTPNSISTFKELGAQFVSHFIGGHRYKKSTACLISIKQREDETLRSYISCFNKEALSIDEADDKILVAAFTNGLRKGKFLFSLYKNDPKTMSDVLYKATKYMNAEDALLALEEKLRKRERQEDTRSDKERKMATTGERWEDR